The Mycobacterium seoulense genomic interval TACCGGTCGTGGGTCACCGCCAGCACCGCGCCCGGGTAGGCGGCCAGGTGTTGTTCGAGCCACTGCACGCTTTCGGCGTCCAGGTGGTTGGTCGGCTCGTCGAGCAGCAACAGGTCGGGCTTGGACAACAGCAGCTTGCACAGCGCCACGCGGCGCCGCTCACCGCCGGACAGATTCGTCACCGGCTCGTCCGGCGGCGGGCAACGCAGGGCGTCCATGGCCTGCTCCAGCTGCGAGTCGAGGTCCCAGGCGTCGGCGTGGTCGAGGTCCTCCTGCAGCCGGCCCATTTCCTCCATCAACTCGTCGGAGTAGTCGGTGGCCATCAATTCGGCGACCTCGTTGAAGCGGTCCAGCTTGACCTTGATCTCGCCGAGCCCCTCCTCGACGTTGCCGCGCACCGTCTTCTCTTCGTTCAGCGGCGGCTCCTGCTGCAGGATGCCGACGGTGGCCCCGGTGGCCAGAAAGGCCTCGCCGTTGTTCGGCTTGTCCAGCCCGGCCATGATCCGCAAGACGCTCGACTTGCCGGCGCCGTTGGGGCCGACAACACCGATCTTGGCGCCCGGGTAAAAGCTCAACGTGACGTCGTCCAGGATCACCTTGTCGCCGTGCGCCTTGCGGACCTTTTTCATCGTGTAGATGAACTCAGCCATGCCGCGGGTATGCCTTTCTGGTTCTTTGAGAAAGCTCTCGCCGACCATCCTAGGCACCGCGCGGGAAGCCGGATCCCGCAGCTAAGCCGACAGCGGCAGCGGTCCCGTTGCGGCGGACTCGACGCTGTCGCCGGCGTCGGCGTCCTCACCAGTGGCGTCGGTCGCATCCGTCGCGGGCGTGGTGGCGTCGCCGGCGGTCGGGCCGGCATAGCCCGGCCGCTCGATGCGCACGATCGCGCGGGACACATCGGGCCCGACCGAGGTGGCACGCATCTCCAGCGACGAGCGGCGGTTGCCGTCACGGTCCTCGTACTCGCTGGTGTAGACGTGACCCACCACGATCACCGGCGCACCCTTGCCCAGCGCGGCGCCCACGCCGGTGACCAGCTTGCCCCAGCAATTGACGTTGATGAACAGCGAGTTGCCCGGCTCCCAGCCGCCGTCGGCGGTGCGCCGCCGGGAATTGCTGGCGACGCGGAACTTGATGACCTCCTGGGTGCCGACCTGCCGGCGCTCGGGGTTGTTGACGATGTGGCCGACGACCGTTAGCGGGGTTTCGAACATTGGAATGATCCCTTCCTTGATTGCCATGGGCGGCGAACGCGCCGCCGCACGTCCTGGCACCTATGAAGCGCGACGCCCCCGACGGGCCGGCCGGGTGCACGGGCCCGAATCGGGCGGTGGCCGCCGCCCCTGTGGAAAGAACCGCGTCTGTGGATCAGTCCGCGGGTTGGTGGGAGCGCTTCGGCGTCTCGTCCCGTCGCGCCAGCTCGGCCAGCATCGCGTTGTAGGCGACCAGCTCGGCGTCGTCGTCGCGGTCGGCGGCCCGGTCCAGGCGCCGGGCCGTGCGGTCGTCGCTGCGCGCCCACTGCACCAGCAGGGCCAGCATCACGATCACCAGGGGCAGCTCCCCGGCCGCCCAGGCGATGCCGCCACCCAGCCGCTGGTCACCCAGCAGGTCGGTGTGCCAGCTCAAACCGAGCGAGCGGTAGTAGTCGGCGCCGAGCACCCTGCGGGTGCCCATCAGCACCACCCCGAAGAACGCGTGCAGCGGCAACGACGCGAACACCACGCCGACCTTGGCCAGCGGCGGGATCGGGCGCGGCGTGGGGTCGACCCCGATGACGATCCAGTAGAACAGGTAGCCGCTGACCAGGAAGTGCACGTTCATCGCCAGGTGGCCCGCGTGACTGCCCACGGCGGTGTCGAACAGGTTGGACAGGTACAGCCCGTAGAAGCCCGCGACGAACAACACCGTGGCTACCACCGGGTTGGTGACGAATCGGGAATAGCGGCTGTGCAGCGCGGCCAAGATCCATTCCCGCATACCGGGCGGGTCGTCCCGGCCGGCGGCGGGCAACGCCCGCAGGGCCAGGCTCACCGGCGCGCCCAGCACCAGCAGGATGGGGACCAGCATCGACAGAACCATGTGGGCGACCATGTGCACGCTGAACATGGCCGGCATGTAGCGACCGACCCCCGACGAGGTGACGAACAGCAACGCGAAGCAGCCGAGCAGCCACGCCGCAGTGCGGCCCCGCGGCCACGCATCCCCGCGGCGGCGCAGCCGCACCATGGCGGCCACATAGAGGGCGGCGAGCACAATCGCGGCGCTGCCGAAGATCAGGTCGAAGCGCCAGTCGAAGAGGATGCGCGCCGGGGTGGGCGGCCCGTTGAAGTCGTAGCCGATCTCGGCTTCGGGAATCGAGGGCAGCCGGCCCGGCGGTGGTGGCGGCGGGGTGCGGCCCAGCCCGACGGCGACACCGAAGGTGAGGCCGAAGACGGCCGCCTCGGCGAGGGCCAGCCGGAGCAGGGAACGCCGCGCCCCGGACCGGGTCGGCTCCGCTTGCAACCGGGCGACCGTGGAGCGCCGCTGGCGCCACCCGATCACTCCCAGCACGCACAGCGCGACGAACTTGGCGAGCACCAAGCGGCCGTAATCGGTCGTCATCAGCTCCCCGGGCGGCACGCGCACCACGGCGTTCACCACCCCGCTGAGCGCCATCGCGACCCAGCACCACAACGCGACCGCGGAAAACCGCCGCGCGGCCAGGGCCAGGTGCCCGCCGCCGCGCAACCCGTAGGCGGCCAACGCCAGCAGGCCGCCGGCCCACACGGCGGCGGCCACGAGGTGGATCAGCAGGCTGTTGGTCGCCAGGTCGTGCGAACCACCCGCGGACGAGTGGCCGGTCAGCGCCAGCGGGATGAGCGTCAGCAACGAGCCCGCGAACAGCAGCGGTGTCCACGACCAGCGCAGCACCGACAGGCTGGCCAGCATCACCAGCGCGGCCAGCGCGGCGGTCCAGCGCCACGCGGAGGCGGTGGTGACCAGGCCCGCCACCGACCAAATTCGCACCGGGTCGAGCATCGCGGCCACCGGTCGGCCCGACACGTCGGAAATGGTCAGCGGGACCAGCAGGGCGGCACACACGGCCCACACGCCCGACGCCACCGTCCCCAGGCGAAGCGCCCGGTAGCCGTCGGCGTCCAGGACACCGCTGCGTTGCGGTGGCACGAAGAAAGCCGCGAACAGGAATGACCCGGCAGCCAGCACCGCGGCGATCTCCCCCGCCGCCCGGACGAACGGCAGCCCCAGCGTGGTGGCCGGGCCCGGGTTCGGCAGGCCGGTGGCGGTCAGGGCGTCGGCCAGCGACAGCGCGCCGATGCCCGCCGCCGTGCAGCCCGCCAGCACCGCGACGCCGACCAGCATGGGCCACACCGCCGCGCGGGGTCTGGCCTGAGAGCGGTCGACGGTCATACAGCCAGGGTATGGGCGCAGGCCGGCGACTACCGAGGCAGGCGTTCCTGACGCGCCTTGAGCTCGCGGGCGACGAACTGGTCGCGGGCGATCCGCCCGACGCGATCGGAATCCCGCAAGATGTCCCGCAGCTCACGCCGGAACGCGCTCCGCCGTTCGGCGAGATCGGGCGCCGGTGCGATCAGGTCCTGATCGCCGACGACCTGGTATGCGGTGGCGAACAGCAGGGTCGACACCGATTCGCTGCTGCGGACGCGGGTCTGCGCCACGTATTGACGGCCCACGCCGAGCGCCGATTCCGTCAACTTCTGCTGACCGACGTCGGGCGGTGCATCCCGCAGCACGTCGGCGACGATCTCGTAGGCCTCGAAGAACACCCGCAGCATCGCGTCCGCCATCAGCGGACGCTTGGCGAACAGCAACGCGTCGATCTCGTCGCCGCCGGCGGCGACGTGGGCTTCCCAATCGTCGTGCCATGCCATCTCTGCGGCGATGTTGTCCCGAAACGCCGCCGAGTCCGCGAAGTAGAAGTCGAACTTCAACAGGTCACGCAGCCGCATCGCCTGATCCCAGAAGGCCTGCATGCGGTCGCCCTCGGCGTGGCGGGCGTGTGCCAGCGCGAGCTCGACGATCGAGGTCTCCAGGAAGGCGTGGATGAGTGAGTTGCGGTAGAACGCCGCCTCGTGCTGTTTGGCCGGGGCGATGTGCCACACAGGCTCCCGGCCGCCGTCGACCCGGGTGATCGGGTGCCCGTTGGACAGCGCGTCGACCGCCGCCCGCACCCCGTCGCGCGAGCGCAGCCGCAGCGCGCTGGTGGACATCGGGGTTTGTTTGCGTTCCAGATAGTCGAGCGAATCCTGCAGGGTGTGGTGCAGCTGATCGAGGGTCAACGCCGCGCCGCGAGTGGTCAGCAGCAACGCGCAGACCAAACCCGTCGCCGTCACCGGCGTCGCCTGCAAGATCCGCCACGCGACCTGGAACGACATCTTCTGCAGCGCAAGGCGTTTGGCGTCCCGGTCGTGGGCCAGCGGACCGTGCGCCGGACCCAGGTACTGGCGCATCGAGACGGCCTCGGGGAAGCGGACGTAGATCTTGCCGTAGTTGCGTTCGCCCTGCGCCCTGATGAAGTTGTACAGCCAGCCAACGCCTTCGGGCGTCTTCTGGCCACCGCGGGCGTAGGCCGCGTACTCGTCGGTCTCGTGCAGCTGGTCGAAGCTGATCGACACCGGCTGCAGCAAGATGTCCTCGCTGCGGCCGTCCAGGTAGGCGTCGGCGACGTAGGCGAGCAGGCCGAGTTTGGGGGGCAGCATCTTGCCGGTGCGCGACCGGGTGCCCTCGATGGACCAACTCAGGTTGAACCGCTTCTCGACGATGTAGCCGACGTATTCGCGCAGGACGTATTTGTAGAGCGGGTTTTCGCCGATGTTGCGGCGGATGAAGATGACGCCGGACCGGCGCAACAGCGGACCCATCGCGCCGAACGACAGGTTGATCCCGGCGAACACGTGCACGGGCGGCAGCCGGTTCTCCTGCATCGCCACCGGGACCACCGCGCCGTCGATGTAGGACCGGTGCGAGAACAGCAGCACCGCCGGGTGGGTCTCCAGGGCGGTGCGCATGGCCGCCACCTGATACCCGTCGTAGTCGATCTCCGGATCGAATCCGCGGCTGAGCATCCTGCTGAGGACGGAAACGAGGTCGACGGACACCCGGCTCCAGCCGGTGGAGAGCTCGTCGAGCATCTGGCCGGCTTCCTCGACGGTTGCGCCGGGGATCTTCTTCAGCCCGGCGCGAAACCGGCTGGACTCCAAGATCTCCGGCTTCACCAGTCGCGGTGACTTGTACTGCGGCCCCAGGATTCGATATTCGACGCGTTCCAGCGCCAGCAGGGCGCGGCGGATGACGAAGCGGGCGAAGTCGCTCTCGTTCTCGCCGACGGTGATGTCGCGCCACTGCTGGTGCAGTTCGGAAACCTTCGCCGGCTCGCCGGCCACCACCCGCGCCCGTTGCGGGGCGTTGCGCACGATGTGCTGTTGCTGACGTTCGTTGGGCTGGTAGGGATCCCGCCCTGGGAGCAGGCCGGCCAGCTTGGCGATCCTGCCGCGATCCGGCGGCGGCAGCCAGAACACCCGCACCGGCACGATGGAGCGGTCGTCGGTGGCGTCGTCGCCGGCCCCGAGCTGCTCGATGAGCGCGCTCAGCGCATCGGGCGCCGCGTGCGGCGGCGGCAGTTCGAGGACGTCGAACCTCGCCTCCGGCTTGTCGCCGCGCTGTTGAGCCATCCAGGCCGTCACCAGTTCTCGCTCGACCGGCGAGGCCATCGACGCCAGCACCAGCGCGTCTTCGCCGGTCAGGACCGCGGTGGTATCCGCGGCCGGTTCGGTCACGGCTGCCCTTCGGGCGGTTCGGTGTTGACGGCCGCCCCGGCGGGCCGGTGTGCCTCGCCGTCTTTCAGGACGGCCTGGGACTCGTGCGGATTAGCCTGGGCCGGCTTGGCTTTCGGCGCGGCCTTCTTCGCCGGCGCCTTCTTTACCGTCGCCTTCGAGACACCTTTGGCCGCAGCCTTTTTCGCCGGAGCCTTGGCCTTTGTCGCCGCCTTCTGCTCGGCGTACAGGTCGGGCTGGGGCAACTCGCCGTCCACAGGCCAGTTGGCCAGCGTGTCCAGATACAGCTGTCGGACCGCGGCGATCCGCTCCGGTAGGTTCTCGACGGTCCAGTCCTGCACCGAAATCGGCGGAAACACCGCGACATCGACCGTCCCGGGGTTGACGACGGTGGAGTTCCGGGCGGCGACGAGTTCGGCGTTGCGGATCACGATCGGCACGATCGGGATTCCGGCGGCCATGGCCAAGCGGAACGGCCCCTTCTTGAACGGCCCGACCTCGGTGGTGTCGACCCGAGTGCCTTCCGGGGCGATCACGATCGAGAGCCCCTTCCTGGCCCGGTCTTCGACCTCGTGCATCGTCTCGACCGCGGCGACGGGATCGTCCCGGTCGATGAACACGCCGTCGAGCAGCTTGCCGAGGGTACCCATGACTGGGTCTTTCTTCAGCTCCTTCTTGCCGACGCCGATCCAGTTCTCCCGCACCAGCGCGCCGGCGATCACGGGGTCAACCTGGTTGCGGTGGTTGAAGATGAACACCGCCGGTCGCTGCGCGGTCAGGTTTTCCTGGCCGATGACGTTGAGCTGCACGCCCGTGATTGCCAGCGACAGCTGGGAGAAGGTCGAGGTGAAGAAGTTCACGCCGCGCCGGCGGTTGCGGGTCAGCACGCCGATGCCCACGGCGCCGGCGGCGACCGGGAACATCGAGCCGAAGCCGGCGAGGGTGCGCAGCTGGCGCCGCAGACCCACCGGGCCCCGGCTGCTGAATCGCAGGATCGGCCAGCCGCGGCGCTTGGCCACGGCGGCCATCTTGCCCTCGGGATTGGTGGGGCGCGGGTTGCCGACCAGATACATCAGGGCGACGTCCTCGTCCCCGTCGGCGTAGAAGTAGCTGTCCTTGAGGTCGATGCCATTCTCGGCCGCAAACCGTTGCACCGCAGCAGCTTTGCCCGGGCCCCACAGGATCGGCTTCTGCACACCGCCGGTGAGTATCCCGTCTTCGGTGGTCTCGAACTTGTTGGTGAGCATGTTCGAGATGCCCAAAAACCGCGCCACCGGGTTCACCTGGATGGTCAGCGCCGAGGAGCTGAGCACCACGGTGTGGCCGCGCGCGACGTGCGCCCGCACCAGCTCGCGCATCTCCGGGTAGATCCGCGACTCGATCCGCTGCACGAACAGCCGCTCGCCGATCTCCTCCAGGTCGTCCAGCAGGCGGCCGGCCAGCGCGGCGGCGGCCTTGCCGATGAGGTCCTCGAACTCGATGCGCCCCAGCGTGTGGCTCAGGCCGGCCTGAACCATGCCGAGCAGCTCGCCCACGCCCATGTCGCGGCGCAGCAGCCGCTCCTGGGTGAGGATCACCGCCGTGAAGCCGGCCACCAGCGTCCCGTCCAGGTCGAAGAACGCCCCGATCTTCGGACCCGGTGGGCTGGCCATGATCTCGGCGACCGAGCCGGGCAGGCGCATATCCGCCCCGGCGGCTCCGCGCTCGCCTTCCTGGTCCTTCCCGGTGCTCATGAGCCCGACACCGTCCGTGCCGAGGTCGCCGGTTCGGTGAACGAGGCGGGCACCGCGCGCGGCGCCCCCTCACCGGCCAGCGCCAGGATTTCGTCGAAGCCCTCCAGCAGGCATTGGGCGAACAGCGGCTCGTTGCGCACCGCCGCCCTGTCGTAGCGCACGGTGATGGTGCACCACCCGCCGCGCGAGATCAGGACGACCATCATCGCGACACCCGGCAGTGGGCCGATGCCGTACTGCCGCAACACCTTTGCACCGGCGATGTAGGTGTCTCCGGGGTAGACCGGGACATTGCTGGCCTGCACGTCGGAGCCGATCACCGAACCGGTGATCCCCTCGAGAACCGCGGTGGGCAGGACGCTGAGCAGTGGGGCGACCGAACCGATGATGTTCATCGCGGGCTCGTCGCGGCGCTGCGTCATCTGCGCGCGGATCTTCTTCATCCGCGAAACCGGGTCGACGGTACCGACGGGCGCGGCCAGGTTGACACCGGTGAACCGGTTGCCGCCGGCCGTGTCGGCTTCGGCCCGCAGGTTCACCGGCACCGCCATCGGCAGCGTGCTGATCGGCACGCCGAGTGCCTCGTGGTAGCGCCGCAAGGCGCCGCACAGGCCGGCGAGGTAGGCGTCGTTGATCGATCCCCCGCCGGCCTTGGCGGCCCGGTGCAGGTCGGCGAGCGGAATGTCGATCGCCTCGGTGCGGGTGGCCAGGCTACGCCGGCGCAGCAGCGGCGACGGCTCGGCGGCCCGGTTGAGCACCCGCATGCCCGAGAGGGCGTAGCCGACGATTCCGGACACCGTGGACGTCGGCTCCAGGACCACCCGTCCGGCCGCCGATACCGCCCCCGCGACCGCACTCACGACGCCGCCGACCACGGCGGTGGGCAGGTGGTTAATGCCTTGCCGCATCAGGTCGTTGGGCGTGAGGTCCTGCGGGATGGGCAGCGGGGGCGTCGGCTTTGCGGGAGGGTTGCGCTCGAGGTCATAGATTTCGGCGAACATCTGCACCCCGCCGACTCCGTCGGTGACCGCGTGGCTGACGTGCAGCAGCGTCGCGGCTTTCCCGCCGGCCAGACCCTCGACGAGGGTGGCCGTCCACAGCGGCCGGGAGATGTCCATCGGCGACTGCAGCATCACCTCGGCGAGGTTGAAGACGTCGCGCAGCGAGCCGGGTTCGGCCACCCGCACCCGCCGGACGTGGAACTCGAGGTTGAAGTCGGGGTCCACCACCCAGCGCGGCGACGCCGTCGGCAACGTCGGCACGACCACCTTCTGCCGCAGCCGCAACACCCGTCGGGAGGCGTTTTCGAACCGGCCCAGAAACTTGTGCCAGTCCGGCGTCGTGTCCAGAAGCTCGAGCGCCATGATCCCCGACCGGGTCCGGGGATTCGCTTCGCCCCGATGCATCAGATAGTCGACCGGCCCCAGCTGGTCGGACAATTTCACGACCCCATCGGACTCAGTCATGTCTTTCCGACCGACGCGCCAACCCTGTCACCGAAGATCAAGCCTCCTGCCTCGGACCCACCACCAACCCCATCGCCAACACAACGCTAGTCGGGTTGCCGCGCTGGTGAAAGGTGCGGTCGGGGCCTGGGCGCGGGTTACCGGTGGCCCGGCTCAGCTGGCCGATGTGGCCGCCAGCGGGACGAAGTCCAGCAGCGGGCTGACGCGCCGGCCGTAGACGACACCCAGGAAATCCGCGACGGCGTCGGCCGCCAGCCGCGAGCGGACCGTCGAGAGGATGTCGAACGCGTGGTGGGCGTTGGCGAGTTCGGCGTGGGCCACCGTGGGGGCGCCGGCCGCGCGCAGGGCGGCGCAGAAGGCCCGGGCCTGGCCGCTGGGAACCACTTCGTCCTTCTCGCCGTGCAGCACGAAGAACGGCGGCGCCTCGCTGTGCACGTAGGAGGCAGGCGACGCCGCGCGGAACCGCTCGGGCTCGTCGGCGTAGCGGGCCTTCATGACGAAATGCTCCAGGAACGGCAGCATCAGCTCGTGCATGTTGTCGAAGTCGGTGAAGTCGTACACCCCGTAGTAGGGCGCGACGGCCTGGACGGTGGTGTCGGAACTTTCGAAGCCGGGCTGGAACGCCGGTTCGTTCGGTGTGAGCGCGGCCAGGGAGGCCAGGTGCCCACCCGCCGAACCGCCGGTGATCGCGATGAAGTCGGGATCGCCGCCGTAGTCGGCGATGTTCTGGCGGACCCAGGCGATCGCCCTCTTCACGTCGATGAGGTGCGCGGGAAATGCGGAACGCGGGCTCTTGCAGTAGTTGATCGCGACGCAGATCCAGCCGAGGTCGGCCATGCGGCTCATCAGCGTGTAGGCCTGCACTCGTTTGTCCCCGACGGTCCACGCCCCGCCGGGAACCTGGATCAGCACCGGGGCCCGCCGCCCGGGCGCGAGATCGTGCCGCCGCCAGATGTCGAGCAAGTTGTCGCGTCCACCCGGACCGTAGGGGATGTCGGACGTCTGCGCCGCGTACCGGCGGTGCGGGCCGGGCCGGTTCAACACGCCGCCGCGCGGGGCACAGACGGGCTCAATGCCGGCCGGGTGGCACACCTGCTCGCGGAAGTCCGGGCCGAGCGATTCCTCGAGCGCGGCGCTGAGGGCCCGATCCGCCCGCTGCGCCGCCCAGGTGGTGCCGACGCGGCCGATGGACGGGTGCGCGACGCGCGACAACGCGTGCCCGGTCACGACGTGCGGGGGAAACTCCGTCGACAGCCAGCCGGCGAGGCAGCCCAGCGCGAACGGCGAGCCCCGCAGCAACAGCGTGCCGAACCGATAGGCGTCCTTCGCGTCGCCCGCCAGGCGTAATGCCTGGCTACCGGCCCACGAGCACCGGGAAGTCACGTGCGTGGTCACGCTCATAGCAACGCCACCCCTCGACGGTTTGCACACG includes:
- a CDS encoding single-stranded DNA-binding protein, whose translation is MFETPLTVVGHIVNNPERRQVGTQEVIKFRVASNSRRRTADGGWEPGNSLFINVNCWGKLVTGVGAALGKGAPVIVVGHVYTSEYEDRDGNRRSSLEMRATSVGPDVSRAIVRIERPGYAGPTAGDATTPATDATDATGEDADAGDSVESAATGPLPLSA
- a CDS encoding cytochrome c oxidase assembly protein, with product MTVDRSQARPRAAVWPMLVGVAVLAGCTAAGIGALSLADALTATGLPNPGPATTLGLPFVRAAGEIAAVLAAGSFLFAAFFVPPQRSGVLDADGYRALRLGTVASGVWAVCAALLVPLTISDVSGRPVAAMLDPVRIWSVAGLVTTASAWRWTAALAALVMLASLSVLRWSWTPLLFAGSLLTLIPLALTGHSSAGGSHDLATNSLLIHLVAAAVWAGGLLALAAYGLRGGGHLALAARRFSAVALWCWVAMALSGVVNAVVRVPPGELMTTDYGRLVLAKFVALCVLGVIGWRQRRSTVARLQAEPTRSGARRSLLRLALAEAAVFGLTFGVAVGLGRTPPPPPPGRLPSIPEAEIGYDFNGPPTPARILFDWRFDLIFGSAAIVLAALYVAAMVRLRRRGDAWPRGRTAAWLLGCFALLFVTSSGVGRYMPAMFSVHMVAHMVLSMLVPILLVLGAPVSLALRALPAAGRDDPPGMREWILAALHSRYSRFVTNPVVATVLFVAGFYGLYLSNLFDTAVGSHAGHLAMNVHFLVSGYLFYWIVIGVDPTPRPIPPLAKVGVVFASLPLHAFFGVVLMGTRRVLGADYYRSLGLSWHTDLLGDQRLGGGIAWAAGELPLVIVMLALLVQWARSDDRTARRLDRAADRDDDAELVAYNAMLAELARRDETPKRSHQPAD
- a CDS encoding glycerol-3-phosphate 1-O-acyltransferase, with translation MTEPAADTTAVLTGEDALVLASMASPVERELVTAWMAQQRGDKPEARFDVLELPPPHAAPDALSALIEQLGAGDDATDDRSIVPVRVFWLPPPDRGRIAKLAGLLPGRDPYQPNERQQQHIVRNAPQRARVVAGEPAKVSELHQQWRDITVGENESDFARFVIRRALLALERVEYRILGPQYKSPRLVKPEILESSRFRAGLKKIPGATVEEAGQMLDELSTGWSRVSVDLVSVLSRMLSRGFDPEIDYDGYQVAAMRTALETHPAVLLFSHRSYIDGAVVPVAMQENRLPPVHVFAGINLSFGAMGPLLRRSGVIFIRRNIGENPLYKYVLREYVGYIVEKRFNLSWSIEGTRSRTGKMLPPKLGLLAYVADAYLDGRSEDILLQPVSISFDQLHETDEYAAYARGGQKTPEGVGWLYNFIRAQGERNYGKIYVRFPEAVSMRQYLGPAHGPLAHDRDAKRLALQKMSFQVAWRILQATPVTATGLVCALLLTTRGAALTLDQLHHTLQDSLDYLERKQTPMSTSALRLRSRDGVRAAVDALSNGHPITRVDGGREPVWHIAPAKQHEAAFYRNSLIHAFLETSIVELALAHARHAEGDRMQAFWDQAMRLRDLLKFDFYFADSAAFRDNIAAEMAWHDDWEAHVAAGGDEIDALLFAKRPLMADAMLRVFFEAYEIVADVLRDAPPDVGQQKLTESALGVGRQYVAQTRVRSSESVSTLLFATAYQVVGDQDLIAPAPDLAERRSAFRRELRDILRDSDRVGRIARDQFVARELKARQERLPR
- a CDS encoding HAD-IB family hydrolase/lysophospholipid acyltransferase family protein, which encodes MSTGKDQEGERGAAGADMRLPGSVAEIMASPPGPKIGAFFDLDGTLVAGFTAVILTQERLLRRDMGVGELLGMVQAGLSHTLGRIEFEDLIGKAAAALAGRLLDDLEEIGERLFVQRIESRIYPEMRELVRAHVARGHTVVLSSSALTIQVNPVARFLGISNMLTNKFETTEDGILTGGVQKPILWGPGKAAAVQRFAAENGIDLKDSYFYADGDEDVALMYLVGNPRPTNPEGKMAAVAKRRGWPILRFSSRGPVGLRRQLRTLAGFGSMFPVAAGAVGIGVLTRNRRRGVNFFTSTFSQLSLAITGVQLNVIGQENLTAQRPAVFIFNHRNQVDPVIAGALVRENWIGVGKKELKKDPVMGTLGKLLDGVFIDRDDPVAAVETMHEVEDRARKGLSIVIAPEGTRVDTTEVGPFKKGPFRLAMAAGIPIVPIVIRNAELVAARNSTVVNPGTVDVAVFPPISVQDWTVENLPERIAAVRQLYLDTLANWPVDGELPQPDLYAEQKAATKAKAPAKKAAAKGVSKATVKKAPAKKAAPKAKPAQANPHESQAVLKDGEAHRPAGAAVNTEPPEGQP
- a CDS encoding wax ester/triacylglycerol synthase family O-acyltransferase; the protein is MTESDGVVKLSDQLGPVDYLMHRGEANPRTRSGIMALELLDTTPDWHKFLGRFENASRRVLRLRQKVVVPTLPTASPRWVVDPDFNLEFHVRRVRVAEPGSLRDVFNLAEVMLQSPMDISRPLWTATLVEGLAGGKAATLLHVSHAVTDGVGGVQMFAEIYDLERNPPAKPTPPLPIPQDLTPNDLMRQGINHLPTAVVGGVVSAVAGAVSAAGRVVLEPTSTVSGIVGYALSGMRVLNRAAEPSPLLRRRSLATRTEAIDIPLADLHRAAKAGGGSINDAYLAGLCGALRRYHEALGVPISTLPMAVPVNLRAEADTAGGNRFTGVNLAAPVGTVDPVSRMKKIRAQMTQRRDEPAMNIIGSVAPLLSVLPTAVLEGITGSVIGSDVQASNVPVYPGDTYIAGAKVLRQYGIGPLPGVAMMVVLISRGGWCTITVRYDRAAVRNEPLFAQCLLEGFDEILALAGEGAPRAVPASFTEPATSARTVSGS
- the lipQ gene encoding esterase LipQ, whose product is MSVTTHVTSRCSWAGSQALRLAGDAKDAYRFGTLLLRGSPFALGCLAGWLSTEFPPHVVTGHALSRVAHPSIGRVGTTWAAQRADRALSAALEESLGPDFREQVCHPAGIEPVCAPRGGVLNRPGPHRRYAAQTSDIPYGPGGRDNLLDIWRRHDLAPGRRAPVLIQVPGGAWTVGDKRVQAYTLMSRMADLGWICVAINYCKSPRSAFPAHLIDVKRAIAWVRQNIADYGGDPDFIAITGGSAGGHLASLAALTPNEPAFQPGFESSDTTVQAVAPYYGVYDFTDFDNMHELMLPFLEHFVMKARYADEPERFRAASPASYVHSEAPPFFVLHGEKDEVVPSGQARAFCAALRAAGAPTVAHAELANAHHAFDILSTVRSRLAADAVADFLGVVYGRRVSPLLDFVPLAATSAS